The following proteins are encoded in a genomic region of Danio rerio strain Tuebingen ecotype United States chromosome 16, GRCz12tu, whole genome shotgun sequence:
- the zgc:174935 gene encoding uncharacterized protein LOC796019, which translates to MKFPALLLGFVLVCSLGIAGYIHTRRKQELQLSKQASFIDIKFRVTRDVLGEYQDQLIQFSTQMDKTKTEVDNLTKDLDQAKTSVNKKKADIDNCKGDKKRLTDEIAAAVSEEKHKQDEFVKVKSQWTTEIDSLHKQLEQDSTLCKYIDKASEEGKKLCKIKDPQNAEPKPKGPEAENPKAEEAKAAPKVDEPKAAIPVEPKVDQPKPDENPNVAVE; encoded by the exons ATGAAGTTTCCTGCCTTGCTTTTGGGATTTGTCCTGGTGTGTAGTCTGGGCATTGCTGGCTACATCCATACCAGGCGTAAGCAGGAACTGCAACTGAGCAAACAGGCATCATTTATAGATATTAAATTCAGAGTGACCAGAGATGTGCTTGGAGAATATCAAGATCAGTTGATTCAGTTCAGCACACAAATGGACAAGACTAAGACAGAGGTGGACAATCTAACCAAAGACCTGGACCAAGCAAAGACATCAGTAAATAAGAAAAAGGCTGACATTGACAACTGTAAAGGAGACAAG aaacgATTGACTGATGAAATAGCAGCTGCAGTGTCAGAGGAAAAGCATAAACAGG ATGAGTTTGTGAAAGTGAAGTCTCAATGGACAACAGAAATTGATTCCCTACATAAGCAATTGGAGCAGGATAGCACACTTTGCAAGTACATTGACAAGGCGTCTGAAGAGGGAAA GAAACTGTGTAAAATAAAAGACCCTCAAAATGCAGAGCCAAAGCCTAAAGGACCAGAGGCAGAAAATCCTAAGGCAGAGGAAGCGAAAGCTGCACCAAAAGTGGACGAACCCAAAGCTGCAATACCAGTGGAACCCAAAGTTGATCAGCCAAAACCTGATGAAAATCCAAATGTTGCTGtggagtaa
- the si:dkey-87o1.2 gene encoding uncharacterized protein LOC796684 isoform 1 (isoform 1 is encoded by transcript variant 1), producing MKDKIIFTSGESNLHSRVMKPQRNRMRAISAMVFLALCALLIIIYQAVQQELNIRNLKARIIVSGEQVKLKEDGIMSAKTKVEEMNKKLSPLTTQRDQLKKQRDEIKKGTAESEKELGTCQADKGKLEKQSSDAKDALQKLKEGQEAERKKAEEEIEGLKRQILERDLKICKYVDVTVEETKKLCAGTL from the exons ATGAAAGACAAAATAATTTTCACGTCTGGCGAGTCAAATCTTCACAGTAGAGTAATGAAACCTCAACGGAACAG GATGAGAGCCATATCTGCAATGGTTTTCCTGGCTTTATGTGCACTGCTGATTATAATCTATCAAGCTGTACAGCAGGAGCTCAACATCCGCAACCTGAAAGCACGCATCATTGTTTCTGGCGAACAGGTGAAGTTGAAGGAAGATGGCATCATGTCAGCTAAGACAAAAGTAGAAGAGATGAACAAGAAGCTCAGTCCTCTGACTACACAGAGGGATCAACTCAAAAAACAGAGGGATGAGATTAAGAAAGGCACTGCTGAATCTGAAAAGGAACTAGGAACCTGCCAAGCTGACAAG GGTAAATTGGAGAAGCAGAGCAGTGATGCAAAAGATGCACTTCAGAAACTAAAGG AAGGCCAAGAGGCTGAGAGGAAGAAAGCAGAGGAGGAGATTGAGGGTCTAAAACGACAAATTCTTGAACGAGATTTAAAGATCTGCAAATACGTTGATGTTACAGTGGAAGAGACAAA gaaattGTGCGCAGGAACTTTGTGA
- the si:dkey-87o1.2 gene encoding uncharacterized protein isoform X1 encodes MRAISAMVFLALCALLIIIYQAVQQELNIRNLKARIIVSGEQVKLKEDGIMSAKTKVEEMNKKLSPLTTQRDQLKKQRDEIKKGTAESEKELGTCQADKGKLEKQSSDAKDALQKLKEGQEAERKKAEEEIEGLKRQILERDLKICKYVDVTVEETKKLCAGTL; translated from the exons ATGAGAGCCATATCTGCAATGGTTTTCCTGGCTTTATGTGCACTGCTGATTATAATCTATCAAGCTGTACAGCAGGAGCTCAACATCCGCAACCTGAAAGCACGCATCATTGTTTCTGGCGAACAGGTGAAGTTGAAGGAAGATGGCATCATGTCAGCTAAGACAAAAGTAGAAGAGATGAACAAGAAGCTCAGTCCTCTGACTACACAGAGGGATCAACTCAAAAAACAGAGGGATGAGATTAAGAAAGGCACTGCTGAATCTGAAAAGGAACTAGGAACCTGCCAAGCTGACAAG GGTAAATTGGAGAAGCAGAGCAGTGATGCAAAAGATGCACTTCAGAAACTAAAGG AAGGCCAAGAGGCTGAGAGGAAGAAAGCAGAGGAGGAGATTGAGGGTCTAAAACGACAAATTCTTGAACGAGATTTAAAGATCTGCAAATACGTTGATGTTACAGTGGAAGAGACAAA gaaattGTGCGCAGGAACTTTGTGA